The following nucleotide sequence is from Aquarana catesbeiana isolate 2022-GZ linkage group LG08, ASM4218655v1, whole genome shotgun sequence.
aaatccagtgacgcggggggcggggccgaatcctgctgtctgtgtcaatggacgcagcaacgggacccgggagcgcgcccacacaggtgccccatggaaagcggctctctgtagGGGCACCCGGTAAAGAGGAGTAGCCAGGAGCGCCaacagggcaccccagaagagggggatcgaggctgctctgtgcaaaacccttgcacagagcaggtaagtatgacgtttgttatttttattaaaaaaatgcaaacctttacaaccccttttaagcatTGATGGCATTAATAAAACTATTCTTAGTCTTGATTGATAAACCTTTATAAGGGAGATGAATAGTTACTCATTTGTGCTGTCAGATACCTAAACACCTCCTCTCATATTCAGTGGACCATCAGATGTTGTTGGTAGACTGTTCTTTACATTTTAGTCATCTGATGAATGAACAGACTATTCCAACTAATCTGATTATCTCTCGCTTGATTATCAAGACTTAAaattgtattaaacccaaaaccaaaaatgtaatatattgcaggttaccaatcattggatgtggtggctgcattagtattgTTCTTGTAGGCTTTAACCCTCTGTTCTCACCTGTTGATCTGGCCTGTAACACACCTGTATTGGAGAGACACCACTCTGGAGGAATCCACACAGGGGGCTTATTTGGACAGCTTTGTCAGTCAGGGGAGAAGGAGTGTTAGTTattctagcagatttaaatacaataacaaattgaagcaaaactccagctaatactttataagcaattacacaagttttttgttccttttggaaCAAAGATTTTACATACAGTAAATAAAAGCTGACTAATGTAAGCAGccccgtcagtgttaaatggtttgtttcatccctgtaactgaatacatctgcaggacagcttgttctttaaaaaaaacagactAACTAGCAGGATCaggaggtaaaaataaaggaaagaaagactaaaaaagaaagtgcagccatcacatttaaaaattggtaagctgcaatataataaatgtttgcatttgcGTTTGTGTTtcatactgctttaaccacttcagctccggaagatttggctgctgaatgaccagagcattttttgcgattcaacactgcgccgctttaactgacaattgcgctgtcgtgcgacgctgtacccaaacaaaattggcgttcttttttccccacaaatatagctttcttttggtggtatttgatcgcctctgcggtttttattttttgcgctataaacaaaaaagtgcgacaattttgaaaaaaacacaatattttgtactttttgctataataaatatccccattttttttcttttaaaaaagctaattttttctcagtttaggccgatatgtattcttctacatatttttggtaataaaaatcgcaataagcatatattgattggtttgcgcaaaagttatagcgcctacaaaataggggatagatttatagcatttttattattattttttttttttactagtaatggcggcgatctgtgattttttatcgtgactgcgaaattatggcggacacatttttaggacccttcgcatttatacaacaatcagtgctataaaaatgcattgattactgtaaaaatgtcactggcagttaaggggttaacactagggggcgatcaaggggttaaaagtgttccctagtgtgtgttctaactgaaggggggatgggactaactaggggaagagatagatcgctgttcatactttgtatgaacacacgatctgtctcttctcccctcagagagccGCAATCTtagtgtttacacacagagatcccagttcttgccgtgtcacgagcgatcgcgggagcccagcggtcatcgcgactgcaCTCGCAGCGGCTCCGGGGGCGCGCGCCCCTAATGACCACATATAGAAGCAACGTAAAATGACGGTGATTCgcacagctgagccatgttgccgcagtacaactgcggcggctggtcggcaagcggttaaataagtcTGTCTGCTATTGCTATTAAGAAATCATTGTAATTGGCCTCATTGGATAGCTTAAAGTGAAACTGTACTTTGCCCAGGGCTGCTGTTAgtaatcacggggccccatacagcctacctgctGGGGCCCCCCCTTCCCggccgaaagtgactgaggaccttgatttatcagtccctttctttgcagcctcagcagcacggAATAATGAATAGGAaatgctctgaggcttcctgctcattcacaaactgaagcatagtaaactgtgaaaGGTGGACATAGGAGTGATTGgaaccgatcactcactgtgtttattcaggaaaggaaagggccagtaaatgacatatttaccggccccttttgCTGCTTTCTATCCTGGAACCTCTCCTTTGTGTCCATCGTAGCTGCCGGTAAGAGAGGAGAGTAGGGAAGCCAGTAGTGCTGCGGGGAAAAGGGGCAAacggggggcccggacagcagatggaaggggcacatGTTCTatgaccaatccccctgcagtgcagccggagggggtaagagaagctggcagtgctgcaggggaaggcagaagaggatcggtgGATGCAATAAGACAGTATGCCTGGGCCCCTCTTTTGAACTGATggtgcctgggcccagtacaggagggctggctgtactgccttatcagcagccctggcttTGCCCATGTTGCATCAAGCGGTTAGCCTCTTCAATTGACAATGGGGTTCTTTCTATAAATTAGAGGTACTACTGCAGTTTAAGGTGTCTGAGCAAAAAACATAACTCGAGAATGGATATAAAATGGAAGTTATTTCCAATTTCTATTACTAGCAATATAGTTCTGTCCTAGGAGCCCACCTCCCTTCATTTCTAAAAGGCTCAGCTAGGAATCCTGTTCCTACCCGATTGGACTTGTGTGGTAGCCTTCAAGGCAGGTGCTTTCTGCAACTTACAGAAAGATGGCACAACTGTACCTATCCTCCATATTGTGGAGGTTTACTGCTGATTTCTATACCAAATAGAGTTCTTTTAGAGCTAATGTAATTTCATGTTCTTTTCCCTAGATGGAGGTCTACCTGCCTATGAGCCCGATGGATATCCCCTTCCTGCTCACCATTTAGAAGATAGAAACAAAGACCTTTTTGTTATGAAGTTCACCCAGAGCAGGGCAAGCAGCGTTGATGAAAGAGAACTGGAAAATAATGGGGGAAAAAACCTTTCCAGCTCCGAAGACAGTGTCCAGGCCGTCCCGGTCAATACAAAGTCTCCAGTTTCCAACAAAGCAGCACATCGCATTACAGACGAAATCTTCCCCTGCTCCGAATGTGGGATCTGTTTTTCCAGCCAGCAAAAACTGGACTTCCATCGTCGGCTTCATACGGCGAGAAAAACATATTCTTGCGCAGAGTGTGATAAAATCTTCATAGCAAAACACCAGCTTGAGAGTCACCAGATCAGTCACACAGGAATCAAACGCGTCAGCTGCGCTGCGTGCCACAAATCCTTTGCCACCAAGGGTACCTTAACTGTTCATCAGCAGCGCTACTGCCTAGAGGCACAATATTATAGATGCTCGGCATGCAGACAAGACTTTGAAAGTAAGCATGAATTGGAGGACCACATGAAGAGCCATCTAACGTTACAAAGCCAGGCCACCTGTACCGAATGTGGAAAGCACTTCCTCCACAAAGGGAATCTTAAAGCTCATTATCGAGTTCACACGGGAGAAAAACCATTTGTCTGTCTAGAATGTGGAAAAAGTTTTGCATACAAGTCCCACCTTGTTTCCCACCAGCGCTATCACACGGGGGAGGGGCTAACATGCCGGTATTGCGAGAGGTTTTTTGTAGACAGGGCACGTCTTGTGGAACATGAGCGTGTTCATACTGGAGAAAAGCCGTTTgcttgttctgagtgcgggaagtgtttcaacAGAAAATATCATCTCATATTGCATCAGAGGACTCACACGGACATTCGGCCATTCGGGTGTACTGCTTGCGGGATGCTTTTTACGTCTAATGCAACTGCAGAAAGACATCTGAAGGAGAGGagatgcaaaaaacaaaaagctttaaagggctgaaagtgattgtaaagtcttgttttttttttttctattaaaataacaaacattttatacttacctgctctgtgcagtggttttgcacagagcagcccggatcctcctcttctcgggtccctggctggagctcctggtccctccctgctgttgggtgcccccacagcaagcagcctgctatgggggcacccaagccgaactGCAGCTCCATGTATTCTTTTAGACACCGACctgcggttcggccccgcccccctctctctcccgattggctaattgagtttgacaacagcgggagcccatggcgccgctgctgtgtctcaaccaatcaggaaggagagttccAAGCAGccaaggcacttgtggacattgctggatagaatgcattaagattaaaaaaacttctgactttacaaccacttaagttAAATGCCAGGTTGTTTACATtatgttaaagcggaccttcagtcattttttcatctttccatctattaaatcttctgcccttgttttaactttggatagcaaaaatgttttatctgccagtaaatacccacagcccacttcctgtttcttgtctgggaaaaagcctaggcgtatgacatcacgcacagctctctctctcactctcctgagagttcgccaggaagggaggggggatgagtcataagagggccaatgacagctgcagagctggaggtgtgtgtctgtaaatccaggaagtgaacaggcagcagcttcagctgcccacggttaaaatggttgcagccagactcagtggagggagatttctgcagcatatttgacaagtacagaatcacagtatatataaaatgatatgcaaagtggttgagggaaagcttcagaatggcaaagatgtttttattacaaattatgtgagcagactgcagttcctctttaaagggatttaaATAGGACATTTCAGTCCTATAGGGACATTTTGTAAACTGTATGTAGAAACAGGGATTTTTAATTTgttgtggtgattaaatacatttttattaatgtgCTTTACATTTTTATATAGTCGTACTGCTTGATTTTGctatttattgtgtgtgtgtatatatatatatatatatatatatatatatatagtatatctcaaaTCAATAACATCATAACATGATCTGCCACCAGTCTGGGGGTGttcagagagaggagagaacaaaaaaaaatcactctgGGAGATGGTGGGTTGTTGTAAGGAGCAATGTGTAtatttttcccttttctctttttctccttttcagactgtactttttaatattttattataaaaaaaagtaaaaggacaACAAAACGAGTGCAATATTTGACACGGTTTTTGATTAAACACATCAATAACACAATTCTCAGTGAATTTTCatggtgctcatcagatatttggTTCTAAATGTGCCCTTCATTCTTGAAAATGGTCGCTCATAAATATCggtgctgggggaaaaaaaaacaaaacacacctgaCGACATGAATAAGGAGTGATTGTGAAAAGTGggagattttttgggggggatgataAAAATTTTGGCAGGTTTACCATTTTGTattgggccgcattcatagccgcATGTTGGACACCCCTGCATTAGGACAATGAAGTGTAGCTTGTTGGAAGTATGGAAATAGAACTACAAAAATGGTGCGTTATGCCAAAGCCCTACTTGTAGGCACTCAGTAAGTCTACCAATTAGAGAGCGTTTTGGCAAGTCACCTCccattttcatgaaaaaaaaaaaaaaatttctttccaaAAAGTCACAACTTCATAAAAAACAATTTATGGAATAAAAACCAAACTTAGTTTgtatactacacacacacactttatatcGATTGTGTCAGGAGGGCCACCAGGAACCCCAGGGCCACAGCAAGAACGTTGTATTTGGACTTGATACTGGAGGCCCCGCTGACATTGCAGAGATCGGTGGAACAGCAG
It contains:
- the LOC141106363 gene encoding uncharacterized protein; amino-acid sequence: MESMLQTAVFSHQSQPNRITEDKNNLAERLLRLAVQLLCLQTGEHYVILKKFGTLNNHCSRSRSSETVSRTQSSIMERPPPSLIPENNKILEATNKIIELLTGEVPIRYQDVTIYFSMEEWEYIEEHKDLFRDVLVENQQLFGSIGCFKSKRSSETTSGTGKPGNCRAEVVWNVTKELIDLLTGESYILVKTSRTMTDKQSSGYLSRGQDAITDSLPDPTIPERNSKILEATNMILELLTGEVPIRCQDIAVHFSMKEWEYLEGHRDLYRDDDMEKSQLFISLDGGLPAYEPDGYPLPAHHLEDRNKDLFVMKFTQSRASSVDERELENNGGKNLSSSEDSVQAVPVNTKSPVSNKAAHRITDEIFPCSECGICFSSQQKLDFHRRLHTARKTYSCAECDKIFIAKHQLESHQISHTGIKRVSCAACHKSFATKGTLTVHQQRYCLEAQYYRCSACRQDFESKHELEDHMKSHLTLQSQATCTECGKHFLHKGNLKAHYRVHTGEKPFVCLECGKSFAYKSHLVSHQRYHTGEGLTCRYCERFFVDRARLVEHERVHTGEKPFACSECGKCFNRKYHLILHQRTHTDIRPFGCTACGMLFTSNATAERHLKERRCKKQKALKG